From Camelina sativa cultivar DH55 chromosome 5, Cs, whole genome shotgun sequence:
CATCAATGCCAGAAAAGGTTCAAACCTTCTTAGCATCAGTGTCTGGGATCTCCTTTGGGATATCATCATATCCAGCTGGCTTTTTGTCTTCCGGATCAGGAATGTACTCAGTCTCATCCCAGTCCTCAGGCTTCTTGGCACTGGGATCCTTGATCTTCTTTGGTGGGAGGAGATCCCAGTCAGAGTAGAGGCTACCAGTTTGCTTCTCAACATTGTCAATCAAGATACTGTAAGTAGCATCTGGGCGGAGGACGAATGTGTAGACATGGGTAAGCTGGTCAGTCTCACATGGGACCTCCTTCTTGATCAGATGGTTTGCTCCATTGTAGGTAAGGATAGCATGTACTTTCTTAGTGCTGTAGCCACAGATATCAGGGCCAAACATAATGCtgcaggtaaaaaaaaaagaaaaagataagccTATGATGTTTGAAGTTTGATATAGAGATGGtaaaagaaaacctaaaaagcACCTGTAAGGAGTGTCTCCTCCAAATTTCTTCTGGTCAACATCATCACTGAGCAACTTCATGTAGCCACCACCACAGTCAAGTTTCTGCTCGTGCTTGACAGAGAATTGGAAGACTAGGGTCTTGTCCTTGTTGCTGAACTCAGGGAACTCAGCTGATATAGCGTAGAATCTGTAGTCCTCGCTAGTCTGGATACCTGCAAGAGAGTGATCATTGACATGAGAATATGAAGCAAcaatgaatcatcatcatcactggtCGTGAAACATACCTTTATCGTTAGCGTCACCGGACCAGTTGCCAGCTGTGTGTTTCCACTCCCCAGCAGTGTTATCATCTTTCTTCCAGTCGGATTTTACCCATCTCTTCTCCCATCCATCTttagaataaaagagaaaacaaaagaacacagCAAAAGAGACATCAGACAAGAAAATCGTCTGATTGAATGTATATAACAAGTCTACTTCATATATCAAAGTTTCTCAGATGATACGAATTCAAAGAGTTGatcataaaaaggaaaaattacaatgatcaatcaaaacataaatctATCAGGACTTGCTGATCAGATAAACAATCATATAGTTTCCAAGCCATCACACGCTTAATATCATCGAAAACAGTATTACTGTGATTTTCCAAATCGCCGCCACATAAGAGTTTTTAATCATCACAAACTTCATCACTGACGATAATTTATCGAAATCAAAAGGATCAAAGTATAATCAAAATCCACAAATTCACAAACGCCGCCACTAATCATCGATCTATAGATTTATCACAATCCTAACCAAACATTTTCGAAGAAAAACTTCATCGAATT
This genomic window contains:
- the LOC104787391 gene encoding calreticulin-1-like isoform X1 — its product is MAKLNPNFISLILFALVVIVSAEVIFEEKFDDGWEKRWVKSDWKKDDNTAGEWKHTAGNWSGDANDKGIQTSEDYRFYAISAEFPEFSNKDKTLVFQFSVKHEQKLDCGGGYMKLLSDDVDQKKFGGDTPYSIMFGPDICGYSTKKVHAILTYNGANHLIKKEVPCETDQLTHVYTFVLRPDATYSILIDNVEKQTGSLYSDWDLLPPKKIKDPSAKKPEDWDETEYIPDPEDKKPAGYDDIPKEIPDTDAKKPEDWDEEEDGEWTAPTIPNPEYNGEWEAKKIKNPNYKGKWKAPMIDNPEFKDDPELYVFPKLKYVGVELWQVKSGSLFDNVLISDDPEYAKMLAEETWGKHKDAEKAAFDEAEKKKEEEESKDAPAESDAEGEAEDDDNEADDSDNESKSEESKESEETDAAHDEL
- the LOC104787391 gene encoding calreticulin-1-like isoform X2 is translated as MAKLNPNFISLILFALVVIVSAEVIFEEKFDDGWEKRWVKSDWKKDDNTAGEWKHTAGNWSGDANDKGIQTSEDYRFYAISAEFPEFSNKDKTLVFQFSVKHEQKLDCGGGYMKLLSDDVDQKKFGGDTPYSIMFGPDICGYSTKKVHAILTYNGANHLIKKEVPCETDQLTHVYTFVLRPDATYSILIDNVEKQTGSLYSDWDLLPPKKIKDPSAKKPEDWDETEYIPDPEDKKPAGYDDIPKEIPDTDAKKPEDWDEEEDGEWTAPTIPNPEYNGEWEAKKIKNPNYKGKWKAPMIDNPEFKDDPELYVFPKLKYVGVELWQVKSGSLFDNVLISDDPEYAKMLAEETWGKHKDAEKAAFDEAEKKKEEEKQKMMTMKQMTQTTNQSRRKARNPRKPMLHMTSFKGRRWRIKKFSVSYFVVLTFSFKDFFLALVWL